A stretch of Corynebacterium timonense DNA encodes these proteins:
- the yajC gene encoding preprotein translocase subunit YajC, whose protein sequence is MSGLLILVLIVVFMLPSLLLMRKQRAQQAEVAQLRASLAEGDAVITIGGVHGTIVAADESVLGLEVAPGTVITVERTSVAQRAARPEDV, encoded by the coding sequence ATGAGTGGGCTTCTTATCCTTGTGCTGATCGTGGTTTTTATGTTGCCGTCGCTGTTGCTCATGCGGAAGCAGCGGGCGCAGCAAGCGGAGGTTGCCCAGCTGCGGGCGAGCCTTGCCGAAGGCGACGCGGTCATCACCATCGGCGGTGTGCACGGCACGATCGTCGCGGCGGACGAGTCGGTCCTGGGCCTCGAGGTCGCGCCCGGCACGGTGATCACCGTGGAGCGCACCAGCGTGGCCCAACGCGCAGCCCGTCCTGAGGACGTTTAG
- the secD gene encoding protein translocase subunit SecD has product MGLFALIVVLVYSLVFFTGDNSATPKLGIDLQGGTRVTLVPQGEEPTREQLEEARNIIENRVNGMGVSGASVVVDGNTLVIEAAGDDTSAVRTLGQTSQLAFRPVLSGMVPDPARLGDVLQGMANSWVEYDVISVESAQEVLDLASSQLEGENNLTVTAESIDEPDGPVEASDRRQATTEMLRETRQSEDPTEQAAAMALMSGLCQEQSVDPLAGTDVEDKPLVACDSTAGQPLLLGPVPLLNGQSEPDGQRLTGEQIDTSRPITGGLNPQTSQMEISFAFSQDGESNGSQTWAQLTSEMIGQRIAITLDSQVISAPVIQGATPPGSATSITGNFTQEEAESLANNLRYGALPLSFAGEDGEPGGTAMTVPPSLGLASLQAGLYAGLAGLALVAVFVFAYYRLFGLISLVTLVAAGALVYGSLVLLGRWIDYSLDLAGIAGLIIGIGTTADSFVVIYERIKDELRTGKTFRSATARGWERAKETVVTGNMVTLIGAVVVYILAVGEVKGFAFTMGLTTVFDLVVTFLVTAPLMILASRRPFWARPAVNGMTKIYKLVDDERAARTSDSANRDAVAVASADPEEK; this is encoded by the coding sequence ATGGGCCTATTCGCGCTGATTGTCGTCCTTGTGTATTCGCTCGTGTTTTTCACAGGAGACAACTCAGCCACCCCGAAGCTCGGCATTGACCTGCAGGGCGGGACCCGCGTCACGCTCGTCCCGCAGGGCGAGGAGCCGACGCGGGAGCAGCTGGAAGAGGCCCGAAACATCATCGAAAACCGCGTCAACGGCATGGGTGTGAGCGGCGCCTCCGTCGTCGTCGACGGCAACACGCTGGTGATTGAAGCCGCGGGCGACGACACCTCGGCCGTGCGAACGCTCGGCCAGACCTCGCAGCTGGCCTTCCGGCCGGTGCTTTCGGGGATGGTGCCGGACCCCGCGCGCCTAGGCGATGTCCTTCAGGGCATGGCGAACTCGTGGGTGGAATACGACGTGATCTCCGTGGAGTCCGCGCAGGAGGTGCTCGACCTGGCGAGTAGCCAGCTCGAGGGCGAGAATAATCTGACGGTCACCGCGGAGTCGATCGACGAGCCCGACGGGCCGGTCGAGGCGTCGGACAGGCGCCAGGCGACGACCGAGATGCTGCGCGAGACGCGCCAGTCGGAGGACCCGACGGAACAGGCCGCCGCCATGGCGCTGATGTCCGGCCTGTGCCAGGAGCAGAGCGTCGACCCGCTGGCAGGCACCGACGTGGAGGACAAGCCGCTGGTGGCGTGCGACTCCACAGCCGGCCAGCCGCTGTTGCTGGGCCCGGTGCCGCTGCTGAACGGGCAGAGTGAACCGGACGGCCAGCGCCTGACCGGCGAGCAGATTGATACCTCTCGCCCCATCACCGGCGGCCTGAACCCCCAGACCAGCCAGATGGAGATCAGCTTCGCGTTCAGCCAGGACGGCGAGTCCAACGGTTCCCAGACGTGGGCGCAGCTGACCAGCGAGATGATCGGCCAGCGTATCGCCATCACCCTCGACTCCCAGGTCATCTCGGCGCCGGTGATCCAGGGCGCCACCCCGCCCGGCTCCGCGACCTCGATTACGGGTAACTTCACCCAGGAGGAGGCCGAGAGCCTGGCGAACAACCTGCGCTACGGTGCGCTGCCGCTTTCCTTCGCTGGCGAGGACGGCGAGCCCGGAGGAACCGCGATGACGGTCCCGCCTTCGCTCGGCCTGGCCTCCTTGCAGGCCGGCCTGTACGCCGGCTTGGCCGGGCTCGCGCTCGTGGCCGTCTTCGTTTTCGCCTACTACCGTCTGTTCGGCCTGATCTCGCTGGTGACGCTCGTCGCCGCCGGAGCTCTCGTCTACGGCTCGCTGGTGCTCCTGGGTCGCTGGATCGACTACTCGCTCGACCTGGCCGGCATCGCCGGTTTGATCATCGGTATCGGCACGACCGCCGACTCCTTCGTGGTCATCTACGAGCGCATTAAGGACGAGCTGCGTACGGGCAAGACCTTCCGCTCCGCCACGGCCCGCGGTTGGGAGCGAGCGAAGGAAACGGTGGTCACGGGTAATATGGTGACACTCATCGGTGCCGTTGTCGTGTACATCCTCGCGGTCGGGGAGGTCAAGGGCTTCGCCTTCACGATGGGCCTGACCACGGTCTTCGACCTGGTGGTTACCTTCCTGGTCACGGCCCCGCTCATGATCCTGGCGTCGCGGCGACCGTTCTGGGCGCGTCCCGCGGTCAACGGTATGACGAAGATATACAAGCTTGTCGACGACGAACGCGCCGCGCGGACGTCGGACAGCGCCAACCGCGACGCGGTGGCTGTTGCCTCCGCCGACCCTGAGGAGAAGTAG
- the secF gene encoding protein translocase subunit SecF, translating to MSTANATRTTRRSRFDRLYTGDGAIDFVGRSKLWYTITLVLLVISIAAMLLRGFNLGIDFEGGTKISMPAGDLVAEEVEQTFVEATGVTPELTQIVGAGDSRVLEINSEHLSQEQIDNARQEIYDQHQPADSEGNVTPDAIGDSTVSESWGSTITNRMLLAMGVFFLAAAVYVAVRLQRDMALAAMGALIADGVIILGIYALFGLEITPAMIIGLLTVLTFSLYDTVIVFDKVRENTTGLLDSRRSTYAEQTNLAVNQTLMRSISTSVISALPIIALMIVAVWLMGVGTLRDLALIQLIGVIEGVISSLFLASSLLVTFVNRRRAYREHNREVEAYRAGELDDAAAGEGAASSSRRTVEAPVAPSGPTSQPTASWRPGAR from the coding sequence ATGAGCACCGCTAACGCAACCCGCACGACCCGCCGCTCCCGCTTCGACAGGCTGTACACCGGAGACGGTGCCATCGACTTCGTTGGCCGTTCCAAGCTGTGGTACACCATCACCCTCGTCCTGCTTGTCATCTCGATCGCCGCGATGCTTCTGCGCGGGTTCAACCTTGGTATCGACTTTGAGGGCGGCACGAAGATCAGCATGCCGGCGGGTGATCTCGTCGCGGAGGAGGTCGAGCAGACCTTCGTCGAGGCGACGGGGGTGACCCCCGAACTGACCCAGATCGTCGGCGCCGGCGACTCGCGCGTGCTGGAGATCAACTCGGAGCACCTGAGCCAGGAGCAGATCGATAACGCGCGCCAGGAGATCTACGACCAGCACCAGCCCGCTGACTCGGAGGGCAACGTGACCCCCGACGCGATTGGTGATTCGACGGTGTCCGAGTCCTGGGGCTCGACGATCACGAACCGCATGCTGCTTGCCATGGGTGTGTTCTTCCTCGCGGCCGCGGTGTACGTGGCCGTCCGCTTGCAGCGCGACATGGCGCTGGCGGCGATGGGCGCGCTCATCGCCGACGGTGTGATCATCCTCGGCATCTACGCGCTGTTTGGGCTCGAGATCACCCCGGCCATGATCATCGGTTTGCTCACGGTGCTCACCTTCTCCCTCTACGACACGGTCATCGTCTTCGACAAGGTGCGCGAGAACACCACGGGCTTGCTCGATTCCCGCCGCTCCACGTACGCCGAGCAGACGAACCTGGCGGTCAACCAGACGCTCATGCGCTCGATTTCCACGTCGGTGATTTCGGCGCTGCCGATTATTGCGCTCATGATCGTCGCCGTGTGGCTGATGGGCGTGGGCACGCTGCGCGACCTCGCACTGATTCAGCTCATTGGCGTCATCGAGGGCGTCATCTCCTCGCTCTTCCTTGCCTCCTCGCTGCTGGTAACTTTTGTGAACCGGCGCCGCGCGTACCGCGAGCACAACCGCGAGGTGGAGGCCTACCGAGCGGGCGAGCTCGACGACGCGGCGGCAGGCGAGGGCGCGGCATCGTCGTCGCGCCGCACGGTGGAGGCCCCGGTCGCCCCGTCGGGGCCGACGAGTCAGCCTACGGCGTCGTGGAGGCCTGGCGCGCGTTAG
- a CDS encoding ABC transporter substrate-binding protein — translation MNPIRAVLAAVAVGALVASLGQTGTRTDGGADAAAFGYQLGSDVTTTNAGTMEGASQLAHALSSRLYPGVFVPGPSGQMIPNTDLATTQVLPGAQRQVVYTLAEDATFSDGTPVTCTDYLLAFKAGQMPELFGSHMPLFSEVEELQCAPGSKEFTVVFAEGGGARWRGLFGAGTVVPAHAVAQRAGISPQDLGDVLASDDVERLRPVASAWRDGFSLDHFDPSMQVSFGPYMIDSVGPSGEVELVANDEYPGDAPRTPQLVVWPASADPQAMQQAGVLRVAELTEPDPEWIDVDAEGNPYDVTTLPGELTDSLTFSSAGPWAELGTRRAFSACVDQQAAAQASSQASGVEVAAHGVHLVSGSDPLARRFGDIVGPHMEVNLDAARAADGMEVRVGYAGTAPRSAAMIDALRASCEQAGVRVVDAGGGKTLRDLTHMEVSESGEEVVVDGSIDVLLRPVDSYTEYPGAAPRAQDLPALRGQERAAWDALDSLPLAVQPRAFAVDRNVGNVVVYTGTAGLGWNMDRWQVAEAANTP, via the coding sequence ATGAATCCCATTCGCGCAGTGCTCGCCGCGGTCGCGGTGGGCGCGCTCGTGGCGTCGCTGGGCCAGACTGGAACACGCACCGATGGCGGCGCCGACGCGGCGGCCTTCGGCTACCAGCTCGGCAGCGACGTGACCACCACCAACGCCGGCACCATGGAGGGCGCGTCGCAGCTCGCGCACGCACTGTCGAGCAGGCTGTACCCGGGTGTTTTCGTGCCTGGGCCAAGCGGCCAGATGATTCCCAATACCGATCTGGCGACGACGCAAGTTCTGCCCGGTGCGCAGCGTCAGGTGGTCTACACCCTGGCGGAGGACGCCACGTTTTCCGACGGGACGCCGGTGACGTGCACCGACTACCTGCTTGCTTTTAAGGCGGGCCAGATGCCGGAGCTGTTCGGCTCGCACATGCCGCTGTTTTCTGAGGTGGAGGAGCTCCAGTGCGCGCCCGGGAGCAAGGAGTTTACGGTGGTGTTCGCTGAGGGGGGCGGCGCGCGATGGCGCGGTCTGTTCGGCGCGGGGACCGTCGTGCCGGCGCACGCCGTGGCACAGCGCGCGGGCATCTCCCCCCAGGACCTGGGTGACGTGCTCGCCAGCGACGACGTCGAGCGCCTGCGCCCCGTGGCGAGCGCCTGGCGCGACGGGTTTTCTCTGGATCACTTCGACCCCTCCATGCAGGTGTCGTTCGGCCCCTACATGATCGATTCCGTCGGCCCGTCCGGGGAGGTCGAGCTGGTGGCCAACGACGAGTACCCCGGCGACGCCCCGCGCACCCCGCAGCTCGTGGTGTGGCCCGCCAGCGCGGACCCGCAGGCGATGCAGCAGGCGGGTGTGCTGCGCGTCGCGGAGCTTACGGAACCTGACCCGGAGTGGATCGACGTGGACGCGGAGGGCAACCCCTACGACGTGACCACCCTGCCCGGAGAACTCACGGACTCCCTGACGTTCTCCTCGGCCGGCCCGTGGGCGGAGCTCGGCACCAGGCGGGCGTTCTCAGCGTGCGTGGACCAGCAGGCGGCCGCCCAGGCATCGAGCCAGGCGTCAGGCGTCGAGGTAGCGGCCCACGGGGTGCACCTTGTGTCCGGCAGCGACCCCCTGGCGCGGCGCTTCGGCGATATCGTCGGCCCGCACATGGAGGTGAACTTGGACGCCGCCCGCGCGGCGGACGGCATGGAGGTGCGCGTGGGCTACGCCGGCACCGCCCCGCGTTCTGCGGCGATGATCGACGCGCTGCGCGCCTCGTGCGAGCAGGCGGGGGTGCGCGTCGTGGACGCAGGCGGCGGTAAGACGCTGCGCGACCTGACGCACATGGAGGTCTCAGAGAGCGGCGAGGAGGTCGTCGTCGACGGCAGCATCGACGTGCTGCTGCGCCCTGTCGACTCTTACACCGAGTACCCGGGGGCGGCGCCGCGGGCCCAGGATCTTCCGGCGCTTCGCGGCCAGGAGCGGGCGGCGTGGGACGCGTTGGATTCCCTTCCGCTGGCGGTCCAGCCTCGTGCGTTCGCAGTTGACAGGAATGTCGGTAACGTAGTCGTGTACACGGGCACCGCCGGGCTTGGTTGGAACATGGACCGCTGGCAGGTCGCTGAGGCCGCGAACACCCCGTAA